A single Carnobacterium inhibens subsp. inhibens DSM 13024 DNA region contains:
- a CDS encoding uracil-DNA glycosylase codes for MVTLAKKRSQHFPVEGFVYGQGPVHPKFLLIGEAPGETEAVNGVPFSGRAGKELMRFFDLLEVDRSEVYITSAFRSRPYRYKEKLDRKTNQIVQRKYNRAPTRQEMIAHAELLDHEVKTVQAPYILTMGNIGLKRLLGPQAKVSTHHGQLYNGPVLRLASIEDNTYAWTEKNYAVFSTYHPAAIFYNRQLLESIHEDLAQFKKLIHKT; via the coding sequence ATGGTTACTTTAGCTAAAAAACGGTCTCAACATTTTCCAGTTGAAGGATTCGTTTATGGACAAGGTCCTGTTCACCCTAAGTTTTTATTGATCGGAGAAGCACCTGGAGAAACAGAAGCAGTAAATGGTGTCCCATTTTCAGGTAGGGCGGGAAAAGAATTGATGCGTTTTTTTGATTTGTTAGAAGTTGATCGAAGTGAAGTATATATTACTAGTGCTTTTAGGAGCCGACCTTATCGCTATAAAGAAAAATTAGATCGCAAAACCAACCAAATAGTACAGCGGAAATACAATCGGGCGCCAACTAGACAAGAAATGATTGCTCATGCAGAGTTGTTAGATCACGAAGTAAAAACTGTTCAAGCTCCCTATATATTAACTATGGGAAATATCGGTCTAAAAAGACTTCTTGGTCCACAAGCAAAAGTTTCTACACATCATGGACAATTGTATAATGGACCCGTGCTTCGACTTGCTTCAATAGAAGATAATACGTATGCATGGACTGAAAAAAATTATGCTGTTTTTTCGACTTACCATCCAGCAGCAATATTTTACAATCGCCAGTTATTAGAATCGATCCATGAAGATCTTGCTCAATTTAAAAAGTTGATTCATAAAACTTAA
- a CDS encoding ABC-F family ATP-binding cassette domain-containing protein, with the protein MKELKVQNLTKTYGEKVLFDDISFSIMEGERIGLIGVNGSGKTNLLNVITGNDSAEKGSIQKPKDYTISYLMQEPDLNPDKSVFDAVFEGDTPILVAVRNYERALELLTADPMDEKCQNRYSRAEQAMNDENAWIADTNATTILTKLGISDLEQLVGTLSGGQRKRVGLAQVLIQEPDLLVLDEPTNHLDFETITWLESYLSAYKGALLLVTHDRYFLDRIVNRMVELFHGNATFYTGNYEQYVINRAQRQEAAVVADHKRKQMYTKELAWMRTGAKARSTKQQARIGRFKDLEDNLKQSNVDESVEMNLEGSRLGKRVFELKDASLNLGGKVILDHFNMLIQTKDRIGISGENGAGKSTFLNTLAGRFPLDSGELVVGETVKVAYFTQVIEEMNPNKRVISYLQEVGEEVETTNGERISVTNLLEQFLFERHTHGTLIGKLSGGEKRRLYLLKLLMQQPNVLLLDEPTNDLDIATLTVLEDYIETFPGAVISVSHDRYFLDKTVEKLLIFDGHGKIRPFYGSITDYIEEEKEKKQGRSVQSSDSVTKVASQPEPIDVDKKVKLTFTEQKEWITIEEEMFNLENKIEMLKQEMLKSGSNFSLLQEQQEQVTALEKELEEKMNRWEYLSQYAND; encoded by the coding sequence ATGAAAGAACTTAAAGTACAGAATTTAACAAAAACCTATGGAGAAAAAGTATTATTTGATGATATTAGTTTTTCAATCATGGAAGGCGAAAGAATCGGTTTAATTGGAGTGAATGGTTCTGGGAAAACGAACTTGCTGAATGTGATCACAGGAAATGATAGTGCTGAAAAAGGCAGTATCCAAAAACCGAAAGACTATACAATTAGTTATTTGATGCAAGAACCAGATTTGAACCCTGATAAATCTGTTTTCGATGCTGTTTTTGAGGGAGATACACCCATCTTAGTGGCTGTTAGAAATTATGAAAGAGCCTTAGAATTATTAACGGCAGATCCAATGGATGAAAAATGCCAAAATAGATATTCAAGAGCTGAACAAGCTATGAATGATGAAAATGCTTGGATAGCTGATACAAATGCAACGACGATTTTGACTAAATTAGGCATCAGTGATTTAGAACAATTGGTAGGAACGTTATCCGGTGGACAGAGAAAACGAGTGGGTTTAGCACAAGTCTTGATTCAAGAACCTGATTTGCTAGTTTTAGATGAACCAACAAACCATTTAGACTTTGAGACAATAACGTGGTTAGAAAGCTATTTAAGTGCGTATAAAGGAGCCCTATTGCTTGTAACACATGACCGTTATTTCTTAGACCGAATTGTTAATCGAATGGTTGAATTATTCCATGGAAATGCGACATTCTATACAGGTAACTATGAGCAATACGTGATTAATAGAGCTCAAAGACAAGAAGCAGCCGTAGTGGCAGATCATAAAAGGAAACAGATGTATACGAAAGAATTAGCTTGGATGCGCACTGGAGCAAAGGCACGTTCAACGAAACAACAAGCTAGGATCGGTCGTTTTAAAGACTTAGAAGACAATTTAAAACAATCTAACGTAGACGAATCAGTTGAAATGAACTTAGAAGGATCTCGCTTAGGAAAACGAGTCTTCGAATTGAAAGATGCGTCGCTGAATCTAGGTGGAAAAGTAATATTAGATCACTTCAATATGTTGATTCAAACGAAAGATCGGATTGGAATCAGCGGAGAAAATGGGGCGGGTAAATCAACTTTCTTAAATACGCTAGCTGGAAGATTTCCATTAGATTCAGGAGAATTAGTTGTCGGTGAAACTGTAAAGGTTGCTTATTTTACGCAAGTAATTGAAGAAATGAACCCCAACAAACGTGTCATCTCTTATTTACAAGAAGTTGGAGAAGAAGTGGAAACTACTAATGGTGAACGAATTAGTGTAACAAATCTATTAGAACAGTTTTTATTCGAACGCCATACACACGGTACACTAATTGGTAAATTGTCCGGTGGAGAGAAAAGACGTTTGTATCTGTTGAAGTTATTGATGCAACAACCAAATGTATTGTTGCTTGATGAACCGACAAATGATTTAGATATCGCAACTTTAACGGTCTTAGAAGATTATATTGAAACATTCCCAGGAGCGGTTATTTCAGTTTCCCATGACCGTTACTTCTTAGATAAGACAGTAGAGAAATTATTGATATTTGATGGACATGGAAAAATCAGACCCTTTTATGGCAGTATTACAGATTATATAGAAGAAGAAAAAGAGAAAAAACAAGGCCGCTCGGTTCAAAGTAGCGATTCAGTTACAAAAGTTGCTTCACAACCGGAACCAATTGATGTAGATAAAAAAGTAAAATTAACCTTTACAGAACAAAAAGAATGGATCACGATTGAAGAAGAAATGTTTAACCTTGAAAATAAAATAGAAATGCTTAAACAAGAGATGTTAAAATCGGGGAGTAATTTTAGTTTATTGCAAGAACAGCAAGAACAAGTAACAGCTTTAGAAAAAGAACTAGAAGAAAAAATGAACCGTTGGGAATATTTAAGTCAATATGCAAATGATTAA
- a CDS encoding thymidylate synthase, with product MESEYLNLAKKVLEEGNEKTDRTGTGTKSLFGYQMRFDLQNGFPLLTTKRVPFSLIKSELLWFIKGNTNIRYLLQHNNHIWDEWAFERFVKSEDYTGPDMTDFGRRSLIDSEFNTLYLKEKEVFCTRILEDETFALKYGELGNVYGAQWRKWQTTQGETIDQLKDVIELIKTSPDSRRMLVSAWNPEDVPNMALPPCHTLFQFYVADGKLSCQLYQRSADIFLGVPFNIASYALLTHLIAHETGLEVGEFVHTLGDAHLYSNHIEQINKQLTREPKKLPTLTLNPSKTSMFDFEMEDIQIEGYDPHPGIKAPIAV from the coding sequence GTGGAGTCAGAATATCTAAACCTAGCAAAAAAAGTTTTGGAAGAAGGTAATGAAAAAACCGATCGAACGGGAACGGGAACTAAAAGTTTATTTGGATACCAAATGCGTTTTGATCTACAAAATGGTTTTCCGCTGTTAACAACTAAAAGAGTACCCTTCAGCTTGATTAAGAGCGAATTATTGTGGTTTATTAAAGGCAATACAAATATTCGCTATTTGTTGCAACATAATAATCATATATGGGACGAATGGGCTTTTGAACGTTTTGTAAAAAGTGAAGATTATACAGGACCTGATATGACTGATTTTGGTAGAAGATCTTTGATAGATTCAGAATTCAATACTCTTTACCTAAAAGAAAAAGAGGTATTCTGTACACGTATTTTAGAAGATGAGACCTTTGCGCTTAAATATGGCGAATTAGGGAATGTTTATGGTGCACAATGGCGAAAATGGCAAACGACTCAAGGAGAAACGATCGATCAGCTAAAAGATGTTATTGAATTGATCAAAACGTCTCCGGACTCAAGACGTATGCTTGTTTCGGCATGGAATCCTGAAGATGTACCAAATATGGCATTGCCTCCTTGTCATACACTATTTCAATTTTATGTTGCAGATGGGAAATTAAGCTGTCAATTGTACCAACGAAGTGCAGATATCTTTTTAGGTGTTCCGTTCAATATTGCAAGCTATGCGTTGTTGACTCATCTTATAGCTCATGAAACTGGTCTTGAAGTAGGAGAATTCGTTCATACATTGGGAGATGCACATCTGTATTCAAACCATATTGAACAAATAAACAAACAACTAACTAGAGAACCTAAAAAGTTGCCTACTTTAACGTTGAATCCATCAAAGACAAGTATGTTTGATTTTGAAATGGAAGATATTCAAATTGAAGGATATGACCCTCATCCTGGTATAAAAGCTCCAATAGCTGTTTAA
- a CDS encoding dihydrofolate reductase, whose protein sequence is MIAFLWAQDKNGAIGYQGTLPWYLPNDLKFFKQMTINNAVVMGRKTFEGMNKRPLPDRINIILTTDKNYEAEGVKVMHSREEVLKFAAEYEGDTLITGGANVFTFFMDDVDVLHRTMIEGEFKGDTFIPEIDWTKWKLDKSEAGILDDRNKYPHVFETYVRKEK, encoded by the coding sequence ATGATTGCATTTTTGTGGGCTCAAGATAAAAATGGGGCAATAGGGTATCAAGGTACGTTGCCTTGGTATTTGCCTAATGATTTAAAATTTTTTAAACAAATGACGATAAACAATGCTGTTGTAATGGGCAGAAAAACCTTTGAAGGAATGAATAAACGCCCTTTACCAGATCGTATTAATATTATTTTAACTACAGACAAAAATTATGAAGCTGAAGGGGTCAAAGTCATGCACAGCAGAGAAGAAGTTTTAAAATTTGCTGCAGAGTATGAAGGTGACACTCTTATTACCGGTGGAGCAAATGTCTTTACTTTTTTCATGGATGATGTGGATGTACTGCACCGTACTATGATTGAAGGCGAATTTAAAGGAGATACATTTATTCCTGAAATAGACTGGACAAAATGGAAACTAGATAAATCAGAAGCGGGAATTCTTGATGACCGCAATAAATATCCTCACGTTTTTGAAACATATGTTAGAAAAGAAAAGTAA
- a CDS encoding SGNH/GDSL hydrolase family protein, giving the protein MKKGQSIIGVFLFLIIGIILVVGLLTVLFQTNSSNDKEKTEMKKESIHIVAIGDSLTEGVGDTTNSGGYVPLVANLLEETDNYKKITTSNYGKSGDRSDQILARFNENKAMQEDVEGADIVVLTVGGNDIIQTFKQNFLTITEDSFIAPRETYEENLRMLFTAIKEVNPESELYIFGIYNPYSAYFPEITEMQTILKEWNNQTQEVVNETENATFVSIADLFDQTLIQEEKEEPLIDGIDQKRSEVKNPYLYEEDLFHPNEAGYELMAETLFQAIIK; this is encoded by the coding sequence ATGAAAAAAGGACAGTCTATTATCGGTGTCTTCCTTTTTTTGATTATAGGTATTATTCTCGTTGTTGGACTTTTAACGGTTTTATTTCAAACCAATTCATCGAATGACAAGGAAAAAACTGAAATGAAAAAAGAATCTATTCATATCGTTGCAATAGGAGATTCTTTAACAGAAGGTGTTGGAGATACAACCAATAGTGGAGGGTATGTTCCATTAGTAGCGAATTTATTAGAAGAAACCGATAACTATAAAAAGATAACAACAAGCAATTATGGAAAAAGCGGTGATCGCAGCGATCAAATTTTAGCGAGGTTTAATGAAAATAAAGCCATGCAAGAAGATGTTGAAGGCGCGGATATCGTTGTTTTAACAGTTGGTGGCAATGATATCATTCAAACCTTTAAACAAAATTTTTTAACAATCACGGAAGATAGCTTTATTGCACCTAGAGAAACTTATGAAGAAAATTTAAGAATGTTATTTACTGCTATTAAGGAAGTAAATCCAGAATCAGAATTATATATTTTTGGTATTTATAATCCTTATTCTGCATACTTTCCTGAAATAACTGAAATGCAAACAATCTTAAAAGAATGGAATAATCAGACTCAAGAAGTAGTAAACGAAACCGAAAATGCTACTTTTGTTTCGATAGCTGATTTGTTTGATCAAACTTTGATACAAGAGGAAAAAGAAGAACCTTTAATAGACGGAATAGATCAAAAGAGGTCTGAGGTTAAAAATCCTTATTTGTATGAAGAAGATTTATTTCATCCTAATGAAGCTGGTTATGAATTAATGGCAGAAACCTTGTTTCAAGCTATTATAAAATAA
- a CDS encoding YpmS family protein produces the protein METKRKQQKNKIKLNGWKWAFLTLLAIIIGTIIWFFTQLSPVIIGEPDLRVTDTKDEVMFQVSTKKDDVNKLVASYLETEKVVTGPVNYQFRLEDEAQLIGTFQLFDHDVQFQLFLEPFVMENGNLQFKATGLSIGKLNLPISFALNQVESQLNIPEWVAIDSEQETVVFNLNQFTLESGMHFSVDKIDLDENDIRVNVYMPTN, from the coding sequence ATGGAAACAAAAAGAAAACAGCAAAAAAATAAAATAAAATTAAATGGTTGGAAATGGGCATTTCTTACATTACTAGCGATAATAATTGGAACAATTATTTGGTTTTTTACTCAATTGTCTCCGGTTATTATTGGAGAACCGGATCTGAGGGTAACGGATACTAAAGACGAGGTTATGTTTCAAGTATCAACAAAAAAAGATGATGTAAATAAATTAGTAGCTTCATACCTTGAAACTGAAAAGGTAGTAACTGGACCTGTTAATTATCAGTTTAGGCTAGAAGATGAGGCTCAATTAATTGGAACGTTTCAGTTGTTTGATCACGATGTTCAGTTTCAATTGTTTTTAGAGCCATTTGTCATGGAAAATGGCAATTTACAATTTAAAGCAACAGGACTTTCAATCGGAAAATTAAATTTACCTATTTCATTTGCGTTAAACCAAGTCGAAAGTCAATTGAATATTCCAGAATGGGTTGCGATTGATAGTGAACAAGAAACGGTTGTGTTTAATTTAAATCAGTTTACTTTAGAAAGTGGTATGCATTTTTCAGTAGATAAGATAGATTTAGATGAAAATGATATTCGAGTAAACGTTTATATGCCAACAAATTAA
- the msrA gene encoding peptide-methionine (S)-S-oxide reductase MsrA, whose protein sequence is MKDTAIFAGGCFWCMVSPFDEQPGIDKVVSGYTGGHTANPTYEEVLTETTGHTEAVEITFDPNLISYEELVEIYWNQTDPTDAMGQFQDRGDNYRPVIFVKDELQRAVAEKSKQRLNDSGKYKKPVVTKIEDAKPFYLAEEHHQEFYQKNPEKYAQEKNERMVYQQNKEGN, encoded by the coding sequence ATGAAAGATACTGCAATTTTTGCGGGAGGATGTTTTTGGTGTATGGTTTCTCCCTTTGATGAACAACCCGGAATCGACAAAGTAGTTTCAGGTTACACAGGAGGTCATACGGCCAATCCTACTTATGAAGAAGTGTTGACTGAAACAACCGGACATACTGAAGCTGTTGAGATTACATTCGATCCTAACCTTATCTCATATGAAGAATTAGTCGAAATTTATTGGAACCAAACAGATCCAACTGATGCAATGGGTCAATTCCAAGATAGAGGAGATAATTATCGTCCGGTTATTTTTGTTAAAGACGAACTTCAAAGAGCAGTAGCTGAAAAGTCTAAACAGCGCTTAAATGACAGTGGGAAATACAAAAAACCTGTTGTAACAAAGATTGAAGATGCCAAGCCTTTTTATTTAGCTGAAGAACATCATCAAGAATTTTATCAAAAGAATCCAGAAAAATACGCACAAGAAAAAAATGAGCGTATGGTTTATCAGCAAAATAAAGAAGGGAATTAA
- a CDS encoding YozE family protein, whose product MQRPFYHYLMTERDPHKADDITLFANAVYLDDSFPKQSEDYHEISHYLELNGSYLEEMTTFDKAWEIYLDKDR is encoded by the coding sequence ATGCAACGTCCATTTTATCATTATTTAATGACTGAAAGAGATCCACATAAGGCAGATGATATTACCTTATTTGCAAATGCAGTTTATTTAGATGACAGCTTTCCAAAACAATCAGAAGATTACCATGAGATCAGTCATTATTTAGAATTGAATGGGTCATATTTAGAAGAAATGACAACGTTTGATAAAGCTTGGGAAATTTATTTAGATAAAGATAGATAA
- the deoD gene encoding purine-nucleoside phosphorylase: MSVHIEAKEGQIAETVLLPGDPLRAKYIADTFLTDVEQYNRVRNMFGYTGTYKGQRVSVQGTGMGIPSMMIYAEELITGYNVKNLIRVGTAGGMQKDVKVRDVILAQGATTDSAVVMNTFNGQVQFAPIADFELLKTAYDSALEQGMKVKVGNILSADRFYNEELDKKKLADYGVLATEMEAAGLYTLAAKYNRRALAILTISDHLITGEETTSDERETTFNDMMIVALETALKMN, from the coding sequence ATGAGCGTACACATCGAAGCTAAAGAAGGACAAATTGCAGAAACGGTATTACTACCAGGAGATCCATTAAGAGCAAAATATATTGCAGATACATTTTTAACGGATGTAGAACAATACAACCGTGTAAGAAATATGTTTGGCTACACGGGAACTTACAAAGGGCAACGTGTTTCAGTCCAAGGAACCGGTATGGGAATTCCTTCAATGATGATTTATGCCGAAGAGTTGATCACAGGTTACAATGTAAAAAACTTGATTCGTGTTGGAACAGCCGGTGGGATGCAAAAAGATGTTAAAGTACGAGATGTTATTTTAGCTCAAGGTGCTACAACAGATTCTGCTGTAGTAATGAATACATTCAATGGACAAGTGCAATTTGCTCCAATAGCTGACTTTGAATTATTAAAAACAGCTTATGATAGTGCACTTGAACAAGGGATGAAAGTAAAAGTGGGAAACATTCTGTCTGCTGATCGTTTTTATAATGAAGAATTGGACAAAAAGAAGTTAGCCGATTATGGAGTATTAGCTACCGAAATGGAAGCAGCTGGTTTATATACTTTAGCTGCTAAATACAACCGTAGAGCTTTAGCAATCTTAACGATAAGTGACCATTTGATCACAGGTGAAGAAACAACGTCAGACGAGCGAGAAACAACGTTTAATGATATGATGATTGTAGCTTTAGAAACTGCTTTAAAAATGAACTAA
- a CDS encoding S41 family peptidase — translation MENESNNEKRKKGIKPWIYGTSLLVVAALSIGGTVAVTNADENTNEEQAQNQVNSSEASVAVDSEDFEKIQTVYDTLMSDYYQGVESETLIEGAITGMTESVGDPYTQYLNVEESSSLNESISASFEGIGAEVMKQGDNVMIVSPIAGSPAEKAGLQPNDIIVKVDEQELSGMSLNEAVSYIRGEKGSEVVLTIKRGETTFEVTLVRDTIPVETVLYQLDKENPTIGSITITSFSSPTYEDLVMAIEDLREQGATSFVFDVRQNPGGLLNAGLSISNLFLENGDIILQTQEKDQEPVSIVADDKTMGSFKVTEPSVLLVDEGSASASEILAGAVSESGNVKLIGTKTFGKGTVQNVATFDDSSELKLTIAKWLTPSGEWIHEKGITPDIEVSLPEYANLLLIDSSKTYQLGDVSAEVENLEKVLDALGYSVEDTDGYFDESTQEAVKEFQTDTKLTVDGKVTGETSTQLVESLRKLIDENDTQYEAAIKELQSSKSND, via the coding sequence ATGGAGAATGAATCCAATAACGAAAAAAGAAAAAAAGGCATTAAGCCTTGGATATATGGCACTTCTCTACTAGTAGTTGCTGCACTTTCAATTGGTGGAACCGTCGCTGTTACGAATGCTGATGAAAATACAAATGAGGAACAAGCTCAAAATCAAGTAAATTCGTCAGAAGCTAGTGTAGCCGTAGATTCCGAAGATTTTGAAAAAATTCAAACAGTCTACGATACTTTAATGTCAGACTACTATCAAGGTGTAGAAAGTGAAACCTTAATTGAAGGAGCCATTACTGGTATGACTGAATCTGTTGGAGATCCATATACACAGTATCTTAATGTAGAGGAATCTTCTTCATTAAATGAAAGCATCTCTGCTTCTTTTGAAGGAATTGGTGCAGAAGTAATGAAACAAGGGGATAATGTGATGATTGTTTCTCCTATTGCTGGATCGCCAGCTGAAAAAGCAGGGCTTCAACCAAATGATATTATTGTAAAAGTAGATGAACAAGAATTATCTGGGATGAGTTTAAACGAAGCGGTGTCTTATATTCGCGGCGAAAAGGGTTCAGAAGTCGTTTTAACGATTAAAAGAGGAGAGACTACTTTCGAAGTGACTCTTGTGCGGGATACGATACCTGTTGAAACCGTTCTTTATCAATTAGATAAAGAAAATCCAACTATTGGATCAATTACTATTACTAGTTTTTCTTCACCTACGTACGAAGATTTGGTTATGGCAATTGAAGATTTAAGAGAACAAGGTGCAACATCTTTTGTATTTGATGTTCGACAAAATCCAGGTGGTCTATTAAATGCCGGTTTAAGTATTTCTAATTTGTTTTTAGAAAATGGCGACATTATTTTGCAAACGCAAGAAAAAGATCAAGAACCGGTTTCAATTGTTGCAGATGACAAAACAATGGGCAGTTTCAAAGTAACTGAACCTTCAGTTCTTTTAGTGGATGAAGGAAGTGCTAGTGCGTCTGAGATTTTAGCAGGTGCAGTAAGTGAATCTGGTAATGTCAAATTGATCGGGACGAAAACTTTTGGAAAAGGCACAGTTCAAAATGTAGCTACGTTTGATGATAGTAGTGAATTAAAACTAACCATTGCTAAATGGTTGACGCCAAGTGGCGAATGGATCCACGAAAAAGGAATTACTCCTGATATAGAAGTTTCTTTACCTGAGTATGCTAATTTATTGTTGATCGATAGTTCAAAAACATATCAATTAGGTGATGTATCAGCAGAGGTTGAAAACTTAGAAAAAGTATTAGATGCTTTAGGTTACTCTGTTGAAGATACAGATGGCTACTTTGACGAATCTACTCAAGAAGCGGTCAAAGAATTTCAAACAGACACTAAATTAACGGTGGATGGTAAAGTGACTGGAGAAACCTCTACTCAACTAGTTGAATCATTAAGAAAATTGATTGATGAAAATGATACTCAATACGAAGCAGCAATCAAAGAACTACAATCATCTAAGTCGAACGATTAA
- the lepB gene encoding signal peptidase I has translation MKKKSWKELSWEWFKALLLAAIITAILRNFIFIPMTIEGSSMIPTFQQDDQIIVRTIYDIQRFDLVVFHDSSNRTLVKRVIGLPGESIRYEKDQLYINDQKIKEKFLDNNLVNDAGGIWTSDFTLEELTGTQIVPEDEYFVLGDNRRSSNDSRYFGSIPVDSIIGETSFTYYPFDRIKFVP, from the coding sequence ATGAAAAAAAAGTCTTGGAAGGAATTATCATGGGAGTGGTTTAAGGCATTATTATTAGCAGCCATTATCACGGCTATATTGCGAAATTTTATTTTTATTCCTATGACTATCGAAGGATCTTCAATGATACCTACTTTTCAACAGGACGATCAAATTATTGTTAGAACAATATATGATATACAAAGATTTGATTTAGTCGTTTTTCATGATTCTTCAAATCGAACATTAGTAAAAAGAGTCATTGGGTTACCTGGAGAAAGTATCCGATATGAGAAAGATCAGCTTTATATAAATGATCAAAAAATAAAGGAAAAATTTTTAGATAATAATTTAGTGAATGATGCTGGAGGAATTTGGACATCTGATTTTACTTTAGAAGAATTGACTGGTACACAAATAGTACCTGAAGATGAATATTTTGTATTAGGAGATAACAGAAGATCAAGTAATGATAGTCGTTATTTTGGAAGCATCCCAGTAGATTCGATCATTGGAGAAACATCGTTTACGTATTATCCGTTTGATCGTATAAAATTTGTTCCATAA
- the lepB gene encoding signal peptidase I, which yields MSKINFSDGQNQNESFFEPRSKRHPSPSEKRKENKSRGSEFFSTLLYCVVALIIFFLVRHFLFAPVSVDGESMVPTLEDRDRLILNKVDSIERFDVVVFPAPDAPEKQYIKRIIGLPGDTIRFQDDVLYINGEAVEEEYLASVEEDLAPGENFTEDFLLAAKTGEEVVPEGSYFVMGDNRQNSKDSRVFGFVDASSISGTANFRILPFKEFGSIDDN from the coding sequence ATGAGTAAAATTAATTTTTCTGATGGTCAAAATCAAAATGAAAGTTTTTTTGAACCGAGAAGTAAACGTCATCCTTCTCCTAGCGAAAAACGTAAGGAAAACAAAAGTCGCGGAAGCGAATTTTTCAGCACATTATTGTATTGTGTAGTGGCATTAATTATATTTTTTCTTGTTCGTCATTTCCTATTCGCTCCAGTAAGTGTTGATGGTGAATCAATGGTGCCTACTTTAGAAGACCGAGATCGTCTGATTTTAAATAAAGTTGATAGTATTGAACGTTTTGACGTAGTTGTTTTTCCTGCTCCAGATGCCCCTGAAAAACAATACATCAAGCGTATCATAGGTCTTCCAGGAGATACTATTCGATTCCAAGATGATGTATTATATATAAATGGAGAAGCAGTTGAAGAAGAATATCTAGCAAGTGTCGAAGAGGATTTAGCTCCAGGAGAAAACTTTACAGAAGATTTCTTATTAGCAGCTAAAACAGGAGAAGAAGTTGTTCCAGAAGGAAGTTATTTTGTGATGGGCGATAACCGACAAAATTCAAAAGACAGTCGAGTTTTTGGTTTTGTTGATGCTTCTAGTATAAGTGGTACGGCGAATTTTCGTATTCTTCCATTTAAAGAATTCGGTTCAATAGACGATAATTAA
- the ylqF gene encoding ribosome biogenesis GTPase YlqF — protein MTIQWFPGHMAKARRQVTEKIKLVDIVFELVDARLPLSSRNPILDEIIGEKPRIIILNKSDLADPIETKKWVAYFNNQGIAAVPIIAQEGKGMKQLMEKAKEILKPKFDRRASKGIKPRAIRAMSIGIPNVGKSTLINRFIKKNVAMTGNKPGVTKAQQWLKLGKELELLDTPGILWPKFEDPDVGKKLALTGAIKDTILQLDDIAMYGLEVMKTRNPKAIAKRYQLTEEELNLETPELLMLIGERKGFRDDYTRASELIIHDIRSGKMGKYTLDIAPVSLPEGQEN, from the coding sequence ATGACCATTCAATGGTTCCCAGGACATATGGCAAAAGCAAGACGCCAAGTCACAGAAAAAATAAAACTAGTCGATATTGTTTTTGAACTAGTAGACGCAAGACTTCCATTATCAAGCCGCAATCCTATCTTAGATGAAATCATTGGAGAAAAACCAAGAATTATAATTTTAAATAAAAGTGATTTGGCCGATCCTATAGAAACAAAGAAATGGGTAGCTTATTTTAATAATCAAGGAATTGCGGCAGTGCCGATTATTGCACAAGAAGGAAAAGGCATGAAGCAATTGATGGAAAAGGCAAAAGAGATTTTGAAACCCAAATTTGATCGACGTGCTTCTAAAGGAATCAAACCTCGTGCCATCAGAGCCATGAGTATTGGGATTCCAAACGTTGGGAAATCTACTTTAATCAATCGTTTTATCAAGAAAAACGTTGCAATGACAGGTAATAAGCCTGGTGTTACGAAAGCTCAACAATGGTTGAAATTAGGGAAAGAACTGGAGTTATTAGATACTCCGGGCATACTTTGGCCAAAATTTGAAGATCCTGATGTTGGTAAAAAATTAGCTTTGACAGGTGCAATTAAGGATACTATTTTACAGTTAGATGATATTGCGATGTATGGATTAGAAGTAATGAAGACTCGCAACCCTAAAGCAATTGCTAAACGGTATCAATTAACGGAAGAAGAATTGAATCTTGAAACGCCTGAATTACTTATGTTGATCGGCGAGCGTAAAGGGTTTAGAGATGATTATACTCGTGCATCTGAATTGATCATTCATGATATAAGAAGTGGTAAAATGGGGAAATACACACTAGATATAGCTCCTGTTTCTTTACCAGAAGGACAGGAGAATTAA